A stretch of DNA from Noviherbaspirillum sedimenti:
GAAAGCCAAAACAAAAGACGGAGTTTCTTTAAAGAAGCAAGCCCTTAGCCAGCATGCCTGGTCACGTCGCATGTGCTGCAGAGGAAACGTGTGAACTTCCTTATTCCTGGTGCCAGACTTTTACACCATCAATGATTGATATCCCCTTGTCAGGAATACGCGCAGACTCCCGCACGACCAGCCTTCCCTTTACCGTCTCATGGACGGGAGCCATTCCTTTATCTCCCAAGGCTTCTTTCACGATATCCACGACACGTCCCACCATTAACCGGACCGGCTGGGCGTATGTCGTCAGTCCAAAAATCGGCCATCCCGCCAATTCCGAGTCATCAAATCCTACGACGGAAATTTGACTACCCACTGCCAGGTTAAATTCGGTACGGGCAACGTTAATTGCTGCCAAAGCCATTTGATCGTTTGCGCAAAAAATGGCGTCAGGCCGATTTTTCCGGTTCAACAGCTCCCTGGTCGCCGACACGGCACCGGCCGCCGTATAGTTGCCGACCACGCGTATTGGCGTAGCATAGCCATGCTCTTGCAGATAGTCGGTAAATGCTTTTTCCCGGTCGCGATTGGTCGAGGAGTTTTCCAGGCCGGCGATATAAGCGAATCGCTGATGGTCACTCGCCGCAAGAAAAGCAGCGATCTGCGTAGCGCCTGATTTGTTTTCCCCCGTGACGCTGGACGCCATCTTGCTATTGGTTTTCCGATTGAGAAGTACGACAGGCAAACCAATCTGCTGACACTCGTCGGCGAAATGCGAAGATAAATTCGAAGCAACCAGGACGAGCGCATCGACGCGATACCGCAGAACCTCTTCCAATACGGGATCCGAATTGCGATCAGGGTTGGTCGTAAAGAGCATGATGCGATAGCCGATCTCACCAAAGCCCTCTGCAAGCGCTTCCAACAATTCGGAATAAAAGGGGTTCGACAGGCTCGGGATCGTCACGCCCACAATATTGGAACGCCCCGTAATAAGGGAGCGTGCCACCAGGTTGGGCCGATAGCCAAGCTGCTTGGCAGCCAGCATCACCTTTTCCCGCGTATCGGGCGAAACGCTTGCCCCTTCCGTATACGTGCGGGAAACGGCAGATTGAGACACTCCTGCCAGCCGAGCAACTTCATGCGCTGTCACGGGCCGACGATCAGCTGGCGCTGCTAGCGCATGTTGACTTTTTGAATGCCTGCTGATCATAGACCCCTGTGATTAAAGACTTGTAAGTTCTCAATGTTAGTCTACATGAACAATGCGGATTTTCACCTGCCTTTCAGGACCGCAATCTGTACTTGGAGCCTCTGCTTTTGGCCTATTCTGTTGGAATTGTCATCAGCTAACGGTTTGGCTACGGTAGCGCAAATAAAAAAGCCCTGCAACAGGCCCGCAAGGGCCAAGGAAAACAGCTTGAATGCGCCGTTCTATCGGATCAAGCCGCAATTAACAGGGGGCATTGCGTCCCGTCCTTTATCTGAATAAAAAAGCCACCGCAACGAGCAGCGCTACGAAACTCGATACGAGCACTGCCCCGGCGGCGATGTCCTTGACCGCGCGAATCTCGGGGTGCAGTTCTGGATGAATGCGGTCTGCCAATACTTCCAATGCCGTATTGAACAGTTCGGCAACCAGGACCAATCCAACTGCCAATGCGCCCATCACCCACCATACAATCTCGGGGCGCGTCAGCAATAGAACAACCAGCACTCCTGCGGCAGCAAATACTTGCAACCGGAAGCTGGATTCGCGGCGGAATGCCAGATAAAGGCCATTGATGGCAAATCCGAGCCGCTTTCCAAACGACTGTCCCTTCATCGCTTCGCTCCATTGCCAAGATTGAAAACGTGGGCAAGCAGCCAGCACCCGAGTGCCCAGGCCGCACCGGCAGCCCAGCCAGCCAGAACATCGCTAGGCCAGTGGACGCCAAGATAGACCCGGCTGACGCCAATCAGGATGGACAAGGCAGCGGCGATGCCCATGACGTAAATCTTTAACCATCGTCCTGGCGTCAAGCGTGCCACCAGCGCACCCAGGGTCAGGTAGACCAAAGCCGACATCATTGCGTGGCCGCTCGGAAAGCTGGCGTGATAGTCAAGCGTCCCCAGGGGGACCAGGTCTGGTCTGGGGCGACTGAACACTTCCTTCAGCAGGAAGGATGCCAGCCCGCCGCCAAATGTCGCAATCAGCGTGAAAAGCGCTGTTCGCCATTTTCTAATAAGCAGCAGAAAAATAACTGCCGCGGCAACGAGCAAGATCAGTACGCCCAGACTACCCAATCCACTGATGTCGCGCACAAATTCATTGAGCCAGGCGGGACCAAACGCTTGAGTTGGGTCATGGGCGGAACGAAAAACCATCAGGATTGCCAGATCGATTTTTCTGGTTTCCCCCTGAACCACGTCTTCGGCTATCTCGATAAAAAACCACAGCGCAGAGGTGATGGCCGTGATTGCAACAAGTAAGCGGACTTCCAGCCAGTTGCGAAGCATAAACTTCGTCTCAAATCTGAAAACCTATTCCGCATCCGGCTGCGCCGCCGGCTCGGCTTTCCTGAATGCTTCCAGCGTCATCGCGTATTCATCGATGCGCGCAATCGTCGGATAGGCATCCAGCGCAATGTCGAAACGCCTGGCATTCCATACCTGCGGAATCAGGCAAAGATCGGCAATGGTCGGCTGGTCGCCGTACACCAGCTTGCCGGTATGCGGATCGCTTGCCAGCCGCTTTTCCAGCGACGCAAACCCTGACGTCACCCAATGCCGGTACCACGCCTGCTTGTCCTCTTCCGACACACCCAGCGTGCCCTTCAGGTACTTCAGCACGCGCAGGTTGTTCAGCGGATGGATTTCGCAGGCGACCTGCAGCGCCACGGCACGCACGTAAGCGCGATCGGCAGGTTTGGCCGGCAACAGCGCCGGCGAAGGATGGGTTTCCTCGAGATATTCGATGATCGCCAGCGATTGCGACAACAACTGGCCGTCATCCTCCAGCGCCGGCACCAGGCCGGCCGGATTGATGGCCTGGTAGGCGGGCGCCATCTGTTCGCCGCCGCCACGCACCAGGTGCACCGGCAGGTATTCGTACGGCAGGCCCTTCAGGTTCAGGGCGATGCGGACCCGGAAGGAGGCCGAGCTGCGATAGTAACTGTAGAGTTTCATCATGGCAGATTCACTTTACCAGATGGGCGGGAAGAATGGTACCGGTGCAGACGCCGAAGCCGACGCGGTAGCCCGCGCCCTGGCACCAGCCGCGCAGGGTCAGCTCATCGCCATCCTCGATGAATGTGCGCTGCTCGCCGGTTTTCAGGGTGATCGGCTCGCGGCCGTTCAGGGTGGCCTCGAGCAGGGCGCCCAGCGAATCGCGCGTCGGTCCGCTCAAGGTGCCGGAACCCATCAGGTCCCCTACCCTGGTATTGCAGCCGGATACGGTGTGGTGCGCCAGTTGCTGCGCCATCGACCAGTACATGTACTTGAAGTTGGTATGCGCCAGGGTCGTTGCTTCCGCCTTGCCTTGCGGCTTCAGCAAGGCTTCGAGCTGGATATCGAAGGCATGTTCGCCGGCGTGCCGCAGGTACGGCAGCGGCTCGGGCGACTGCGCCGGCTGCGCCGTGCGGAACGGCTCGAGCGCATCCATGGTCACGATCCATGGCGAAATCGAGGTAGCGAAGGTCTTGGCATTGAACGGGCCCAGCGGCACGTATTCCCAGGCCTGCAGGTCGCGCGCGCTCCAGTCGTTCAGCAGCACCATGCCGAAGATGTGCTGCTCTGCTTCCTCGCAGGGAATCGGCTCGCCCAGCGCGTTCGGCACGCCGACGATGAAGCCGGTCTCCAGTTCGATATCGAGCTTGCGGCAGGCGCCAAAGATCGGGCGCTCCTGGTCCGGCAGCTTGATCTGGCCGTTCGGACGCCGCACCGGGGTGCCGCTGACGATCACCGACGAGGCGCGGCCGTTGTAGCCGATCGGCAGTTCCGACCAGTTCGGCAGCAGCGCATTCTTCGGATCGCGGAACAGCGCGCCGACATTGGTGGCATGCTCTTTCGAGGAGTAGAAATCGGTGTAACCCGGCACCTCGACCGGCAGCAGCATGCTGGCATCGGCTTGCGCCACCAGCGCCTTTTCGCGCAAGCCGGCATTGCCCTGCAGAGCCTGGTTTTCATGCGACAGCAGCGCGCTGATCTGTTCGCGCACGCCACGCCAGACCGTGCGGCCGAGGGCGATGAAGTCATTCAGCCGGGGCTGGGCGAACACGCCCGCTTCACACTTGAGCAAGCCGGCCTCGGCCAGCACTGCCAGGTCGAGGATGCGGTCGCCGATGGCGACGCCGACGCGCGGCGCCGAATCGCCGGTCTTGAACACGCCGTAAGGCAGGCTCTGGATCGGGAATTCGCAATCCGCTGCGTTGGCGGATTCAACCCAGCTTTTCAGCGAAGGTGCGGTAGTGGAATCGAATTTTGCCATGCTCTCATTCTCCTTTGAAGCTGCCGTCATGCATCCAGCGCGCATGCTGCGGCGCCTTTTTGGTCTTCGCCCATTCGTTGAGCATGTCCCACTTTACGTCGTCGAGCATCTTGTTCATCTTCGGCGTGGCAGTGTCGGCGCACAGTTCAATGCGATGGCCATTCGGGTCGAAGAAGTAGATGGACTTGAAGATGGTATGGTCGGTCGGGCCGAGCACTTCGATGCCGCCGGCTTCCAGTTTGGCCTTGGCTTCCAGCAGGTCGTCCATGGACTTCACTTTCAGCGCCAGATGCTGCGTCCACAGCGGCGTGTTCTGGTCGCGACCCATCGGCGGACGGGTCGGCAACTCGAAAAAGGCGAGCACGTTGCCCATGCCGGCGTCGAGGAAGACGTGCATGTAGGGATCGGGTTCCTTGGTGGACGGCACCTCGTTCTCGGCGATCGCCAGGATGAAACGCATGTCCAGGTACTTGACGTACCACTCGACGGTTTCCTTGGCATCCTTGCAGCGGTAGGCGACGTGATGAATTCTTTCGATCTGCATTTGATTCTCCTGAATGGTTTGCAAACTTACCCTGAGATCACAAGTCGCGCAGTGCGGCCTGGACGTGGGCGCCAAAGGTGTCGGCATTACCCAGCGCATTAGCGTTAAGCAAAGCCAGTTTGACGAGGAACAGCTCGGTTTTGTCCGGACCGGCCTGATCGATGGCGGTGGCCAACGCGTCGTACACGGTTTCCAGGCCCGGGATGGTCAGGGCGTTGTTGGCGATGGTCATGGAGGCTCTCCTATTACTGGGGCAAAGCGATATTCAGGGCAGCTTGCAGGCGGGTGGCGTCCAGCGTCAGCCAGCGTGCGCAAACGTGCTGATCGGGGCGCATCAGGTAGGCGGCGCCGCTGGCCAGCACGCCGTAGCGCTGGCGGAAGTGGCCGTCGGCGTCCGCCAGGGTCAGGTCGGCGCCGGCCACCGGCTGGGCCGCACCGACGGCGATCACGCGCAGCGGCACGCCGCGGGCACGGGTGTCCGCCACCACCTTTTGCAAGGCATCGGGCATGGCTGCTGCATCCGTGAAGTACAGCAAGTCGAAGCCGCCACCCAGGTGATCCAGCAGGAAATCGTTGGCTGCCAGGCGGATATTCTGCGGCGGCGCGCCGTGGGCGGGACCGGACTTGAACAACGCGTTGTCGTCGCCGGCGCTGTTGAGCGCAGAATGAGTGTACTCGTGCGGACGCGAGGTGCGCCAGTGGTAGAGCGGACGCACGAATTCTTCGGTCAGCGACAACGACAGCACGGCATCGCGCAACAGGCGGAAGCCGCGGCTCGGCGGCGCCATGAAGCGCGTGCTCTTGCCGGCTTCGTCGATGATTTCACGGGCTGCGCCGACGCGCTCGGCGCTGTGGTTGGCCAGCAGCTTTTCACTTGCCAGGCCCTTGATCACGAAGGCCAGGTGCCAGGCCAGCGATTGTGCATCCTGGAAGGCAGTGTTGGCGCCGCGCACGCCGAAAATCGGCAGCAGGTGGGCGGCATCGCCGGTGAAGATCACGCGGCCATGCACATAGTCGGGCAGCGTCAGGGTGCGGGCGGAATAGACTGAATTCCAGTCCATCTCCCAGGCAATACCGGCGTGGCCGATCATGGCCAGCTGGGCGTCGATGCGTTTTTTCAGCGATTCCGGCTTGAGCGCTTCTTCCGGTGTTTCGCCGGGCGGCAGCTGATAATCCACGCGCCAGATGCCATGCGGCTCGCGGTGCATCAGGATGGTGTTGCCGGGGTTCCATTCGGGATCGAAGAAGGCCAGGCGCTCGGTCGGCAGCGGCAAATCGACGCGGATGTCGGCGATCACGAAGAAACCCTCGTAAGAGGCGCCTTCCATCTGCAGATCCATGGCCGTGCGGATGCTGGAACGACCGCCGTCGGCGGCGACCACCCATTCGGTCTCCAGCGTGTAGGGGCCTTCGGGCGTATCGATGGTGACGTAGGCAAGCTTGTCGGCCTGCTCGACCTTGACAAGCTTGTTACCCCAGCGGAAATCAATCAGCGGATTGGCTGCGCAGGCATCGATGAGATATTCCTCCATGTACTGCTGCTGGATATTGATCATCGGGAAGAAGCGATCATCCGCATCGCGCGCGGATTCCATGCGGAATACGCGCTTGCCGCGATAATAGGAATTACCGAAAAGCCATGGCAAGCCATTTTCTGTCATGCGCGCGTCCACGCCCACCTGCTGCAGGATTTCCATCGAGCGGCGGGTAAAGACAATCGCGCGGCTGCCTTGGGAAACCTGCAGTTCCGCCGTCACCACCACGCTGGGCACGCCCAGGCGCGCCAATTCCAGTGCAGCCACCATGCCCGCAGGGCCGGAGCCGGCGATGACCACTTTCTTACGATCCTGCGCCGGATGGGCCGACGGCAACCAGGGCTTGAACACCTGGTAGTTGTAATAGATGGAAGGACGGGCTTCAGTGGTTGGTTGATGCATGATAAATCCCTAAATTCAGTGAATAACTGAAAAAAAACGTATCTGTTCCGGCTATAACTTAGTGCAGGCGCTGGCGTTCACGCGCGGATTGCCGCAGCCGTTTTCTGTCGCCGGGCGATAGGCAGCAGCAGCACGATCACGACGCCGACCATCATCAGCACGGCCGAATAGATCAGGCCAGCCTTGAAGCTCTGCGTGGCGTCCTTCAGCCAGCCGACGACGAGCGGATTGAGCGCCGAGCTGATATTGCCCATCGCATTGATCACGGCGATGCCGATGACCTGCGCCTTGAGGCTCAGCGCCTGGTCGGGCGTCGTCCAGAAAATCGACATGGCAGTATAGGAACCGGCCGACGCCATGCACACGCCCAGCATCTGGATACTCGGGTTGCCCGACATTGCCGTAAACATCCAGCCCGCCGCCGCCGCCAGCATCGGCAGCACCAGGTGCCAGCGGCGCTCCTGCTTGCGGTCGGAATGACGGCCCCACCAGATCATGGCAATGATGGTCACCACCTGCGGGATCGCTGCCAGCAAGCCGACCGTGGTATTGCTGGCATTGGCGCTGAAGCTCTTGACGATGAGCGGCGCCCAGACGGCTACCATGGCCAGCGTATTGACGAGACAGAAGTAGGCAACGGCAAACTTGATGACAGTCAGCGAAGTCAGTTCGGCAAACAGGCTGCGGCCACCGGCGGTCTCAATGGCAGCCGCGCCTGCCTGGTCCGCGGACGGCTTGCGCTGGGCCTGCAAGCTCCGCGCCAGCACGGCCTTGTCTTCCGCAGACAGCCACTTGGCATCTTCCGGCTTGTCATCCAGGTAGAAAAATACGACCAGGCCCAGGATGGCTGAAGGCAGGCCTTCCAGCATGAATAGCCATTGCCAGCCTTTCAGGTCCCAGATGCCGTCCATGGCCAGGATGTAGCCGGAAACCGCCGAACCCAGTGCGGCAGTCACCGGCATGGCAATCATGAACAAGGCATTGGCACGGGCGCGGTAAGCCGGCGGAAACCACAGTGTCATGTACAGCAACATGCCTGGCAAGAAACCAGCCTCGGAAATACCGACCAGCACGCGCAGGATATAGAGCGTATTTGCATCGGTCGCAAACATGGTCGCGGTGGACGCCAGGCCCCAGGCAATCATGATCGAGCCAATCCAGATCCGCGCACCAATCCGTGCCAGCACAATGTTGCTCGGAATGCCGCAAGCGATGTAGGCGACATAGAACAGCGTCGTTGCCAGACCGAACTGGGTCGTCGTCAGACCCAGGTCCTTCATCATGGTCAAGCCGGCAAAGCCGATATTGATTCGATCCAGAAAGGAAAAGACGAATAGCAGGAAAATGAACCAAAGCAAGCGCTTGGACACTTTACCGACAACGAGCCGTTCGATCTCGATGGCGCTGGTGGCTGCCGTGTAGCTGGATGGGGTTTGAGTTCCCGATGGGAATTGTTGCATTTTGGCTGTCTCCTGAACTTTCAATGAACCTGCCGGAGCGCACTGCGCACCAGTCAGTCATCGCCATTTTTTTATTAGTATCGGCGCAACGCATCATTGCCATTTCGCTTTTATTGGCAGGATGCGATTTTTTAGTATAAGAGTCAGCCGGGACGATGTTGTCCCTATTTTGGGTACAGCCGGATGGGCTAATTTCAGACTTTTTCAGTCGAGAGGCAAAGCGCGAACAATTGGCGCTGGCTTGAAATGCCGAGCCGCTGGTAGGCGCGCTTTTGATAGGTAATGACGCTGGCCGGCTTGATGCCCAGGATCTCGGCAATCTCGATGGCGGTACGACCTTCCAGCACGCCGCGCACCACATCCAGTTCGCGTTTGGCCAGCGTGGGGCAAAGGCTGCGCAATCGCGCCAGCATCAACTGGGGGAGGCCCTGCTGGTTCTGGCCGTGCAAGGCATAGTGATGTTTGGCTGCATGCCCTATCAAGGGTGCCAGCGCCTCGACCAGCGCAATTTCGCGCTGCTGGAAATTTGCATAAGTGCGATCGCGGTAAAGATTGACTGACAGCCAGATGTCATCGGCCGGCTGCAGCAGCACCGACAAGCGGTCGCAGACATTGGGGTCGCTGTAACAGGCTGCACGATAACCCGCATGCGTGATGTCGTCGCTGGTTTGCCGGTGCATCACGATGGCCCCGCCAGGCTTGGCGGCGGGTTCGTTTGTGACGATCCCTTGGTTGCCATCGAGAACATAAAACAGTTTTGAATAGACGTCGGCGACATCGCGCAAAAAGCGCCCGCCCCGGCGATCCGCAACCGACACGGTACGCGGACGGTTGCCAAATTCATAAGCGAAGATGGTGCACTGTGAAATCTTCGCGGCGTCGCCCAATGTATTGAGCACCTCTCCGGCAAACGAAGTCGCATCGGCACAACCGATGGCCGCCACGAGGCTGGTGACATGGGAAAGGTCGATTTGCCCGCCAGGCGCAGGACGGTCGAGTTGCCAGTAGCGCATTGCGCAAGATTGTACTGAATGAAGGAGTCTGTTTCAGGCTAGCATCCGGCCCTGGCAGTGTCAATGTCAGGGCCGTCGCCAAGATGCCGCGCCATTGAAATCATTCTGCGGGAATCGCTTGGCGAGGAAAGTACCCTGCGTCCCATTGCGCCCGTGGACTATCAACTTACCTGACGTTTCTGTTAAAAAAGATAATCGATCGACGATAGATAGCGTTTCCAAGCCTGTGCTATCGTAGCGCCCACACGTTGGCAACCCACTCAAATCAATTTTCAATGACCATGTCTTGTAATGGCGTGGTGGACGTATGCATATTCCAGTGATCAATTCCATTTATGATGTGTCGCTGTCGAAGCTCCTGGACACAGCCATCAACAACAAGACCAAGCCGCTTGGCAGTTTAGGCGCGCTCGAGTCCCTGGCCAGGCAGATCGGCCTGATTCAACGGACGGAACATCCGCAACTGACCAAGCCAGCCATCCTTGTATTTGCCGGAGACCATGGCATTGTCGCGGAAAATATCTCCGCCTATCCGCAAAGCGTGACATGGCAAATGGTGGAAAACTTTCTGGCGCAAGGCGCCGCGATCAATGTGTTTGCGCGCCAGAATCAGTGCGCATTGCACATCATCGATGCAGGCGTGAATCATGATTTCGGCCCGCGGAAAGGATTAATCCACCGGAAAATCGCTCCTGGCACGCGCAATTTTGCGCAGGAAGCAGCGATGACGCCTGCGGAATGCAGCCGCGCGATGGAACACGGCATGGCGCTGGTTTCCGCAATCGAAGCTAAGGTCATCGGCTTCGGCGAAATGGGGATTGGCAATACCACTGCGGCGGCGGCAATCATGCACAAGCTGACCGGCATTCCGGTCGCGAACTGTGTCGGCGCCGGGACGGGCCTGTCGACCGAAGGCATGTTACACAAGCAGCGCGTCATCGAGCGCGCGGTTGCCCATCACAGCAGCGTCACAGATCCGCTGGATGTACTGTCCACCTTTGGCGGCTTTGAAATCGCCATGATGGTCGGGGCAATGCTGCGGGCTGCCGAACGGCGCATGGTGCTGCTCATCGATGGCTTCATCGTGACCAGCGCATTGATGATTGCGGCGCGGCTGCAACCAGCCATTCTCGATTACTGTGTCTTTTGCCATTGTTCCGATGAGAATGGGCATCGACAGATGCTGGACCATCTCGGCGCGCGCCCGCTGCTGCAATTGAACTTGCGTCTCGGTGAGGGAACCGGTTGTGCGTTGGCGCTGCCGCTGCTGCAGGCCGCAGTGAATTTCATGGCGGAGATGGCAACTTTCGAATCAGCCCAGGTCCATGAGAAGATGGAATAGGCAGGGACCTTATGCTGCAAACTGCGAACCCGTCCATAAGCTTGCGCGCCCGGTGTATCCATCAGGTGCGCCTTTTTTTCGTCGCCCTGCAATTTTTCACCCGCATACCCATTCCGCGCTGGGTTGGCTTTGATCCGGCCTGGCTGCACCACGCTTCGCGCTACTATCCGCTAGTCGGCCTCGTGGTCGCGGCTGCCACAAGCGCCGTCTATCTGCTTGCGGCCTTGTTTTTGCCGCAACTGGTGGCCGTGCTGCTGTCCACCATTACCGGCATTTACCTGACGGGCGCGTTCCATGAAGACGGCTTCGCCGATGTCTGCGACGGCTTCGGCGGCGGCATGACGCCGGCGCGCGTGCTGGAAATCATGACGGATTCGCGGGTCGGCGCCTACGGCGCGATCGGCATCGGCCTGCTGCTGCTATTGAAATGCGCGACGCTCTTTTATTTGCCGGTGCAGGCGGTGATTGCCGCCTTGCTGATTGCGCATCCCTTATCGCGCATGATTTCAAGTGTCTTTATCTGGCGTCTCGATTACGTCAAAGGCGACGGCAAAGCCAAGCCGCTTGCGCACCGCATGTCCACGGCAGAAATGCTGATTGCCGCGCTCACCGCCGCCATGCCGATTCTGCTAATGGGTTTTGCGGGGTGGATTTCCTGGTATGGCATCCTCGCCGGCATGGCGGCTGCCGGACTGATGTCGACCTGGCTCGGCAAAATTTTCATGCGCCGCATCGGTGGCTATACCGGCGATTGTCTAGGCGCAGTGCAACAGGTCGCCGAAGTGGCCTTTTATCTCGGCGTGCTGGCTTGCATGGGCAATGGCATCCTGCATTGATAACAGCCCTCCCCCATGCGCCTGTATCTCATTCGTCATCCGCAACCGCTTGTCGCCAAAGGCATTTGCTACGGCAGCAGCGATGTGGCGGCTGATCCACATGATCATGCGCGCATCCTGCAATCCCTGCTGTTAAGCTTGCCTAAAAATGCGCGTTTTTTTTCCAGCCCGCTGCAACGTTGCGCCGGGCTTGCCCGAGATGTCGCGGATGTACTTGGCAATGTCACGCTGAGCTTTGATGCGCGTCTGGCGGAAATGGATTTCGGCAGCTGGGAGTTACGCACCTGGGACGATATCCCGCGCGCCGAAATCGATGCCTGGGCCAGCGATACCATCCACTACCGCCCCGGCGGCGGCGAGAGTGTTTTGCAGATGGCGCAACGCGTCCGCGCATTTCACGATGAGGTACTGATGCTCCAGCAGGATTGCGTGGTGATTTGCCATGCCGGCACCATTCGCCTGCTGCTGGCATGTCAGCGTAGCTTGTTGCCTGCGGAAATGGCCCTGTACGCTGCACAATCCAGTCACCAGATCGCTTATGGCGAAGTGATTCACCTGGAATGGCAAATCCCATGAACTTTCCCGATACGAAAACATCTGCCCTGACATGATCCCGAAGCCAAATCATACCTGTCCGCTATGCGGCGGTCCGAACGCATGCGCCCCGGCGTGCAGCGGCGACATCAATACGCCTTGCTGGTGTACCACCGTCAATATCGATCCGGCCGCGCTCGCCCGCATTCCGGACGCTCAGCGCATGCAGTCCTGCGTCTGCCAGCAATGCGCGACAGCGGCCGCCGACCCGGCGCCCGGGAGCGGCACCAACGCCGGATAGTTCATACGAAAATCAGTAGGGAATGAAACTGCGCACGCCGCCGCTTTCCAGCAATTCGAAGCGGCAATCGAAAGCTTGCTGCAATGTATCGACGGAAAGCACTTCATCGGCCGTGCCAAGCCAGTGACGCCCCTCGGCCAGCAGCAGCACATGGGTAGCGAAACGCGCCGCCAGGTCGATATCGTGGCAGCTCGAAATCACGGCATGCTTGCCCGCGAGCTCACGGATGAAACGCATCATGGCCAGCTGTTGCGACACATCCTGGTGCGCCACCGGTTCGTCCAGCAGCATCAGCGCCGGGGCTTGCGCCAGCAGCGCCGCCAACGCCACGCGCTGGCGCTCGCCGGCCGACAGCGTCAGCACATCCATCTTTGC
This window harbors:
- a CDS encoding LacI family DNA-binding transcriptional regulator, with protein sequence MISRHSKSQHALAAPADRRPVTAHEVARLAGVSQSAVSRTYTEGASVSPDTREKVMLAAKQLGYRPNLVARSLITGRSNIVGVTIPSLSNPFYSELLEALAEGFGEIGYRIMLFTTNPDRNSDPVLEEVLRYRVDALVLVASNLSSHFADECQQIGLPVVLLNRKTNSKMASSVTGENKSGATQIAAFLAASDHQRFAYIAGLENSSTNRDREKAFTDYLQEHGYATPIRVVGNYTAAGAVSATRELLNRKNRPDAIFCANDQMALAAINVARTEFNLAVGSQISVVGFDDSELAGWPIFGLTTYAQPVRLMVGRVVDIVKEALGDKGMAPVHETVKGRLVVRESARIPDKGISIIDGVKVWHQE
- a CDS encoding diacylglycerol kinase; protein product: MKGQSFGKRLGFAINGLYLAFRRESSFRLQVFAAAGVLVVLLLTRPEIVWWVMGALAVGLVLVAELFNTALEVLADRIHPELHPEIRAVKDIAAGAVLVSSFVALLVAVAFLFR
- a CDS encoding phosphatase PAP2 family protein — encoded protein: MLRNWLEVRLLVAITAITSALWFFIEIAEDVVQGETRKIDLAILMVFRSAHDPTQAFGPAWLNEFVRDISGLGSLGVLILLVAAAVIFLLLIRKWRTALFTLIATFGGGLASFLLKEVFSRPRPDLVPLGTLDYHASFPSGHAMMSALVYLTLGALVARLTPGRWLKIYVMGIAAALSILIGVSRVYLGVHWPSDVLAGWAAGAAWALGCWLLAHVFNLGNGAKR
- the maiA gene encoding maleylacetoacetate isomerase, which gives rise to MKLYSYYRSSASFRVRIALNLKGLPYEYLPVHLVRGGGEQMAPAYQAINPAGLVPALEDDGQLLSQSLAIIEYLEETHPSPALLPAKPADRAYVRAVALQVACEIHPLNNLRVLKYLKGTLGVSEEDKQAWYRHWVTSGFASLEKRLASDPHTGKLVYGDQPTIADLCLIPQVWNARRFDIALDAYPTIARIDEYAMTLEAFRKAEPAAQPDAE
- the fahA gene encoding fumarylacetoacetase; this translates as MAKFDSTTAPSLKSWVESANAADCEFPIQSLPYGVFKTGDSAPRVGVAIGDRILDLAVLAEAGLLKCEAGVFAQPRLNDFIALGRTVWRGVREQISALLSHENQALQGNAGLREKALVAQADASMLLPVEVPGYTDFYSSKEHATNVGALFRDPKNALLPNWSELPIGYNGRASSVIVSGTPVRRPNGQIKLPDQERPIFGACRKLDIELETGFIVGVPNALGEPIPCEEAEQHIFGMVLLNDWSARDLQAWEYVPLGPFNAKTFATSISPWIVTMDALEPFRTAQPAQSPEPLPYLRHAGEHAFDIQLEALLKPQGKAEATTLAHTNFKYMYWSMAQQLAHHTVSGCNTRVGDLMGSGTLSGPTRDSLGALLEATLNGREPITLKTGEQRTFIEDGDELTLRGWCQGAGYRVGFGVCTGTILPAHLVK
- a CDS encoding VOC family protein → MQIERIHHVAYRCKDAKETVEWYVKYLDMRFILAIAENEVPSTKEPDPYMHVFLDAGMGNVLAFFELPTRPPMGRDQNTPLWTQHLALKVKSMDDLLEAKAKLEAGGIEVLGPTDHTIFKSIYFFDPNGHRIELCADTATPKMNKMLDDVKWDMLNEWAKTKKAPQHARWMHDGSFKGE
- a CDS encoding DUF2783 domain-containing protein gives rise to the protein MTIANNALTIPGLETVYDALATAIDQAGPDKTELFLVKLALLNANALGNADTFGAHVQAALRDL
- a CDS encoding FAD-dependent monooxygenase, whose amino-acid sequence is MHQPTTEARPSIYYNYQVFKPWLPSAHPAQDRKKVVIAGSGPAGMVAALELARLGVPSVVVTAELQVSQGSRAIVFTRRSMEILQQVGVDARMTENGLPWLFGNSYYRGKRVFRMESARDADDRFFPMINIQQQYMEEYLIDACAANPLIDFRWGNKLVKVEQADKLAYVTIDTPEGPYTLETEWVVAADGGRSSIRTAMDLQMEGASYEGFFVIADIRVDLPLPTERLAFFDPEWNPGNTILMHREPHGIWRVDYQLPPGETPEEALKPESLKKRIDAQLAMIGHAGIAWEMDWNSVYSARTLTLPDYVHGRVIFTGDAAHLLPIFGVRGANTAFQDAQSLAWHLAFVIKGLASEKLLANHSAERVGAAREIIDEAGKSTRFMAPPSRGFRLLRDAVLSLSLTEEFVRPLYHWRTSRPHEYTHSALNSAGDDNALFKSGPAHGAPPQNIRLAANDFLLDHLGGGFDLLYFTDAAAMPDALQKVVADTRARGVPLRVIAVGAAQPVAGADLTLADADGHFRQRYGVLASGAAYLMRPDQHVCARWLTLDATRLQAALNIALPQ
- a CDS encoding MFS transporter codes for the protein MQQFPSGTQTPSSYTAATSAIEIERLVVGKVSKRLLWFIFLLFVFSFLDRINIGFAGLTMMKDLGLTTTQFGLATTLFYVAYIACGIPSNIVLARIGARIWIGSIMIAWGLASTATMFATDANTLYILRVLVGISEAGFLPGMLLYMTLWFPPAYRARANALFMIAMPVTAALGSAVSGYILAMDGIWDLKGWQWLFMLEGLPSAILGLVVFFYLDDKPEDAKWLSAEDKAVLARSLQAQRKPSADQAGAAAIETAGGRSLFAELTSLTVIKFAVAYFCLVNTLAMVAVWAPLIVKSFSANASNTTVGLLAAIPQVVTIIAMIWWGRHSDRKQERRWHLVLPMLAAAAGWMFTAMSGNPSIQMLGVCMASAGSYTAMSIFWTTPDQALSLKAQVIGIAVINAMGNISSALNPLVVGWLKDATQSFKAGLIYSAVLMMVGVVIVLLLPIARRQKTAAAIRA